Genomic DNA from Sporosarcina sp. ANT_H38:
CGTATAGCCAATTCCCTCAGTGCACCTTCTGATTTATCGGTAATTGCAACAATCCGCTCGCTTGCTGATGAACCATAGCGGTTTTCCATAAATTCAAGCAGAATTCGGAAAGCGATAGCAGGTTCCGTTGTTGTTCCAGATTTTGAAATCACAATAATCGCAACTTCTTTTCGGCCCATATAACTTAATAATTGTTTCATATACGCTCCACTTAAATTCTGGCCCGCAAAAATAACTTCAGGATCATCCGACTTTCTTTCGAAATACGGTGATAGTGCATCTTGAATGGCTTTCGCTCCTAAATAAGAACCTCCGATACCTATTACAACCACTAACTCCGCATTTTCGCGCAACTTGTTCGCTGCATCCAAGGTTTCTTCAAGTTCATGTAACGGAAGCTCGTTAGGGTAATTCTTCCACCCCAAATAATCTGCACCTTCAGAAGTCCCTTTGTTCATTTTCTGATGGATTTTCTTCACACGCGTATCAAAAAGTTCCTCAAGCACACTTACAGCTATTTGTGTCTGATTTAATGTTAACGGGATTGCCAATTCAACATTCTCCCCTTCTAAATGGATAGTCAATTTGAGGCCGAAGTAACGTTGAATAACACGCATGACGACTTCTTTTATGTTTACTAACTGAAAGCAATGAAGCAGTTTGTAATTCCTTTTATAAAAAGGAGCTACCTCCATTATGCCCAAGAACCTCTATAACTTCAATCCGAATTTTATATCTGACATCTTTGCGAGATAAACACAAAAAAAAAAATCAGACATCCCCTTATATGTCTGATCTTCACTTTAGTATTATGAAATTGCCGTGAATTTATATCGAAGTATTGAAGACGACTTATCAACCGAGATCCAGCGTCTTACAAGGATCAGCTGAAGCGTTATTAAATGGAATCATTCAATCTACACATTCCACAACTATATACATGATAATCATTTTACAACATATGCATTCTCACTTTCAACACCAGTTGCTGACACAGAAGTGATCCCATAGGTATATTGTTTATTGCGTTTTGCTGTCTTATCTAAGAACACTGTAATTCCTTTCGTATTATAGACAACATCCACGATATTTCTTGGATCTTGATACGAACCTACTTCGTTTCCTTCAAAACGATAAATTACATACTTCCTTGGAGGGTTACTATTTTCATCCCTGATGATGAGCTTCATTCCAGCTGCATCCCTGTTTGCTTGTACTGATGTGGGCTCTACCGGAATAGCCATATTATCCCAAGGAGTTGCAGGAGTTAAAGCCGTATAATTATATAGTTGCTGTTTAAGGACTGTTGCATAACCAAGCGGATTTTTTTGTATACTTCTCAAGGAAAAGTGCATTTGACCCGCCACTATTTGGTTAACTCTGTTAGCGAATACTTGGCTTGGCAACTCCATTTTATTTTTCCATGCTTTATCGGCGTCATTGCCGACTTTATAATCAGCTAGACCAATATATAAATTAACGGGATGCACATCGGCATACGTTTGTACCTCAGCGCTCCACCAGTCTAATAGAGTCGAATACCTAGCTACTGAAAACGTATTAGACCAGTAAATTTGCGGCGTAATATAATCGATACTACCATCTTTAATCCACTGTCTTGTGTCTGCATATAGGTCATCATAATTAGTTACACCCGCTCGTGTATTACTTCCAGTAGGGTCCTGTGACCGATTACGCCAAACCCCAAATGGCGAAATTCCAAATTGCACATGTGGTTTAATCGTTTTAATAGATGAATAGACTCTTTTGACAAGTCGGTTTACGTTATCTCGACGCCAATCACTATTTTTTTTGAATGAAGCCCCATACTTCTTGAATGCAGCTTGATCAGGGAAAACTTCATTTTTAATTTTATAAGGATAAAAATAATCATCCATATGAACAGCATCAATATCATATTTAGCTACTAATTCTTCAACTGTAGAAATTAAATAATTTTGCACTTCCGGAAGACCAGGATTCAAATAATACTGCTTCCCGTATTTAACTACCCA
This window encodes:
- a CDS encoding glycoside hydrolase family 10 protein — protein: MMKKQFFKVALSVATTLVLLLSILPLQVKGASVTPPKNEMRAAWIATVQNVDMKPGMNVAQYTAWVQKTLDQLKANKFNAVIYQVKPTNDALYPSKLAPWSSYITGGKQGKNPGYDPLLIMINEAHKRGMELHAWINPYRVTMPGQTLASLAPNNVARTNPKWVVKYGKQYYLNPGLPEVQNYLISTVEELVAKYDIDAVHMDDYFYPYKIKNEVFPDQAAFKKYGASFKKNSDWRRDNVNRLVKRVYSSIKTIKPHVQFGISPFGVWRNRSQDPTGSNTRAGVTNYDDLYADTRQWIKDGSIDYITPQIYWSNTFSVARYSTLLDWWSAEVQTYADVHPVNLYIGLADYKVGNDADKAWKNKMELPSQVFANRVNQIVAGQMHFSLRSIQKNPLGYATVLKQQLYNYTALTPATPWDNMAIPVEPTSVQANRDAAGMKLIIRDENSNPPRKYVIYRFEGNEVGSYQDPRNIVDVVYNTKGITVFLDKTAKRNKQYTYGITSVSATGVESENAYVVK